One region of Arvicola amphibius chromosome 3, mArvAmp1.2, whole genome shotgun sequence genomic DNA includes:
- the Cep57 gene encoding centrosomal protein of 57 kDa isoform X2 — MVRHSSSPYVLYPPDKPFLNSDLRRTPNKPTLAYPESNSRAIFSALKNLQDKIRRLELERIQAEESVKTLSRETNEYKKVLDEQIQERENSKNKESKHNQELTSQLLAAENKCNLLEKQLEYMRNMIKHAEMERTSVLEKQVSLERERQRDQTHVQSQLEKLDLLEQEYNKLTTMQALAEKKMEELESKLREEEKERKRMQAQAAELQTGLEANRLIFEDKTASYVPTSSRKIKKKKSKPPEKKGSKNCFGAQPHYRLCLGDMPFVAGKSTSPSHAVVANVQHVLHLMKHHSKALCNDRVVNSVPLAKQACSRGSKSKKPVTPPSSSVSEELSDVLQTLQDEFGQMSFDHQQLAKLIQESPTVELKENLECELETLVGRMEAKANQITKVRKYQAQLEKQNIDKQKKELKANKKTVEEEGNSSSRSSGGTRTASKKDFAKHRPGEKSRKNLQLLKDMQTIQNSLQSSNLCWDY; from the exons CCATATTTTCTGCTCTTAAGAATCTTCAAGATAAGATTCGACGCTTGGAACTGGAAAGGATTCAGGCAGAAGAAAGTGTGAAAACCTTGTCTAGGGAAACAAATGAATATAAGAAAGTACTGGATGAACAGatacaagagagagagaattcaaagaataaagaatcaaAGCACAATCAAG AACTGACATCCCAGTTGTTAGCtgcagaaaataaatgtaatcttTTAGAAAAACAATTGGAGTACATGCGAAATATGATAAAGCATGCAGAAATGGAAAGGACATCTGTCTTAGAAAAACAG GTTTCCCTAGAAAGAGAACGGCAACGTGATCAAACCCACGTTCAGAGCCAGCTGGAGAAACTGGATCTTCTTGAACAGGAATACAACAAGCTTACCACAATGCAGGCCCTTGCAGAA aaaaaaatggaagagttGGAATCTAAACTCcgtgaagaagagaaggaaaggaagcgTATGCAGGCTCAGGCAGCAGAG CTGCAGACTGGTCTAGAAGCAAACAGACTTATTTTTGAAGATAAGACAGCTTCATATGTTCCAACCAgcagtagaaaaattaaaaaaaagaagtcaaaaccaCCAGAAAAG AAAGGTTCTAAGAACTGTTTCGGTGCACAGCCACATTACAGATTGTGCTTAGGTGATATGCCCTTTGTTGCTGGAAAG TCCACCAGTCCCAGCCATGCTGTAGTAGCCAACGTTCAGCATGTCTTGCATCTGATGAAGCACCACAGTAAAGCTTTGTGCAATGATCGCGTTGTTAACAGTGTTCCCTTGGCAAAGCAAGCTTGTTCCCGAGGTAGCAAGAGTAAGAAGCCAGTGACACCTCCTTCCAGCAGTGTCAGTGAAGAGCTGTCGGATGTCTTACAGACACTACAGGATGAATTTGGGCAAATGAGCTT TGATCACCAGCAGCTTGCTAAACTCATCCAGGAGTCACCGACTGTGGAACTGAAAGAAAACTTGGAGTGTGAATTGGAGACATTAGTGGGAAGAATGGAAGCAAAGGCCAACCAGATAACTAAAGTTCGAAAATACCAAGCCCAG CTGGAGAAACAAAACATAGATAAGCAGAAGAAGGAATTAAAAGCTAACAAAAAGACTGTCGAGGAAGAAGGAAACAGCAGCAGTCGCTCATCTGGAGGCACAAGGACCGCAAGTAAGAAGGATTTTGCCAAACACAGACCTGgagaaaaaagcaggaaaaatctTCAGTTACTGAAGGACATGCAAACCATACAGAATTCACTGCAGAGCAGTAATCTGTGTTGGGATTACTGA
- the Mtmr2 gene encoding myotubularin-related protein 2 isoform X2: protein MEEPSLLPGENIKDMAKDVTYICPFTGAVRGTLTVTNYRLYFKSMERDPPFVLDASLGVISRVEKIGGASSRGENSYGLETVCKDIRNLRFAHKPEGRTRRSIFENLMKYAFPVSNGLPLFAFEYKEVFPEDGWKLYDPLLEYRRQGIPNESWRITKINERYELCDTYPSLLVVPANIPDEELKRVASFRSRGRIPVLSWIHPESQATVTRCSQPMVGVSGKRSREDEKYLQAVMDSNAQSHKIFIFDARPSVNAVANKAKGGGYESEDAYQNAELVFLDIHNIHVMRESLRKLKEIVYPNIEETHWLSNLESTHWLEHIKLILAGALRIADKVESGKTSVVVHCSDGWDRTAQLTSLAMLMLDGYYRTIRGFEVLVEKEWLSFGHRFQLRVGHGDKNHADADRSPVFLQFIDCVWQMTRQFPTAFEFNEYFLITILDHLYSCLFGTFLCNSEQQRGKENLPKRTVSLWSYINSQLEDFTNPLYGSYSNHVLYPVASMRHLELWVGYYIRWNPRMKPQEPIHNRYKELLAKRAELQRKVEELQREISNRSTSSSERASSPAQCVTPVQTVV from the exons CCAAAGATGTGACTTACATATGTCCCTTCACTGGTGCCGTACGAGGAACACTGACTGTCACAAATTACAGATTATATTTTAAGAGCATGGAACGG GACCCCCCTTTTGTTCTAGATGCTTCTCTTGGAGTGATAAGTAGAGTAGAAAAAATTGGTGGTGCATCTAGCCGAGGTGAAAACTCTTATGGCCTGGAGACTGTGTGCAAG GATATCAGGAATTTACGATTTGCTCATAAACCAGAGGGGCGAACAAGAAGATCCATATTTGAGAATCTAATGAAATATGCATTTCCTGTATCTAACggcttg CCTCTTTTTGCTTTTGAGTATAAAGAAGTATTTCCTGAAGATGGGTGGAAACTGTATGACCCCCTTCTAGAGTACAGAAGGCAG GGAATTCCAAACGAGAGCTGGAGAATAACAAAGATAAATGAACGCTATGAACTTTGTGACACATATCCTTCCCTCTTGGTTGTGCCAGCAAACATTCCTGATGAGGAGCTAAAGAGAGTGGCATCTTTCAGGTCGCGAGGTCGAATCCCA GTTTTATCCTGGATTCACCCTGAAAGTCAAGCCACAGTCACTCGCTGCAGCCAACCCATGGTGGGGGTGAGTGGGAAGCGCAGCAGAGAGGACGAGAAATACCTTCAGGCCGTCATGGACTCCAACGCCCAGTCgcacaaaatatttatatttgatgcTCGGCCAAGTGTCAATGCTGTTGCCAATAAG GCAAAGGGAGGAGGCTATGAAAGTGAAGATGCCTATCAAAATGCAGAACTCGTTTTTCTGGATATTCACAATATTCATGTTATGCGAGAGTCATTACGGAAGCTTAAGGAGATTGTGTACCCCAACATCGAGGAAACTCACTGGTTGTCTAATTTGGAATCTACGCATTGGCTGGAACACATTAAG CTCATCCTTGCTGGCGCTCTTAGGATTGCTGacaaggtggagtcagggaagaCGTCTGTGGTGGTGCACTGCAGTGATGGCTGGGATCGCACAGCCCAGCTCACTTCCCTGGCCATGCTCATGTTGGACGGATACTATCGAACCATCCGAGGATTTGAGGTCCTTGTCGAGAAAGAGTGGCTAAGCTTTGGACATCGATTCCAACTG AGAGTTGGCCATGGAGATAAGAACCATGCAGATGCAGACAGATCCCCTGTCTTCCTTCAGTTTATCGACTGTGTCTGGCAGATGACAAGACAG TTCCCTACTGCATTTGAATTCAACGAATATTTCCTCATCACTATCCTGGACCACTTGTACAGCTGTTTATTTGGGACCTTCCTCTGTAACAGTGAACAGCAGAGGGGAAAAGAG AATCTTCCTAAGAGGACAGTGTCACTGTGGTCCTACATAAACAGCCAGCTGGAAGATTTCACTAATCCTCTTTATGGGAGCTACTCCAACCATGTCCTTTACCCAGTAGCCAGCATGCGCCACCTAGAACTCTGGGTAGGCTATTACATAAGGTGGAACCCCCGGATGAAACCACAG GAACCTATCCACAACAGATACAAAGAACTTCTTGCCAAAAGAGCAGAGCTTCAGAGAAAAGTAGAGGAACTTCAGAGAGAAATTTCCAACCGCTCAACCTCCTCTTCAGagagagccagctctcctgcacAGTGTGTGACTCCTGTCCAAACTGTTGTATGA